The Synchiropus splendidus isolate RoL2022-P1 chromosome 8, RoL_Sspl_1.0, whole genome shotgun sequence genome has a window encoding:
- the rasgrp4 gene encoding RAS guanyl-releasing protein 4 isoform X1, whose amino-acid sequence MNKTKRKSNCDGVQKSRILVHRRRYTCPGRQESISRALHGPSPPTSASLDELIQRCLNSFDLEGKLSSPRGAQTVHMTLMMHSWVVPSRTFAQKLLTLYKDCPADCRGLRRAQICHLLRQWISQFPAVFEADPLLEQTMGDMWALVRSDGHGTQSQIMDTSCLSPQIDVTQAPSPSVKKRKVSLIFDHMEPDDMAKHLSYLEFKNFCNVSYLDYRSYVVRGSVRDNPALERSVMMCNGVSQWVQLMILSRHTAQQRAQVFTKFIHVAQKLRALQNFNTLMAVTGGLCHSSISRLKDTSNLLPPDVTKALSEMTELLSSRSNYSNYRHVYSECTGFKVPILGVHLKDLISLNEALPDYLDEEKINLSKLQHLYSNINELLAVHSCSPPFEAHKDLLHLLTLSLDLYYTEDEIYELSYTKEPKNLKIQPVTPVKPPVVAEWGSGVKPRLDPDTISKHVKHMVDSIMKNYDQKQDGYISLEDFEKIAANFPFSFCTHETDRLGQISREEITSYFMRGMSVCAKLGYNFKDAHNFHETTYKKPTFCDTCGLWGVIKQGFHCKDCGINCHRHCRDLVGMECSKKHKNTVGSCPCTPLPDSKSKGSEEETFVFPQGHHTNHDRGGASVSHRSTQTDPGIWTPERKDSKTSNHISTVQPSPDRQRRRRDVPVSFLHEKLCELHLPKEKSREPD is encoded by the exons GAAGTCCAACTGTGACGGCGTTCAGAAGAGCAGGATTCTGGTCCATCGCCGCAGGTACACATGTCCCGGTCGTCAGGAATCCATCAGCCGGGCCCTACACGGACCGAGCCCACCCACCAGCGCCAGCCTGGATGAGCTCATCCAGCGCTGCCTCAACTCTTTTG ATCTGGAGGGGAAGCTGTCCAGTCCCAGAGGAGCCCAGACGGTCCACATGACCCTGATGATGCACAGCTGGGTGGTTCCCTCGCGGACTTTCGCCCAAAAACTCCTCACCTT GTATAAAGACTGTCCCGCTGACTGCAGAGGGCTGAGGCGCGCACAGATATGCCACCTCCTCAG GCAGTGGATCAGCCAGTTCCCAGCCGTGTTTGAAGCAGACCCTCTGCTGGAGCAGACCATGGGGGACATGTGGGCGCTGGTTCGCTCGGACGGACACGGGACGCAGTCACAGATCATGGACACCTCCTGCTT aagCCCCCAAATCGATGTCACTCAGGCCCCCTCGCCCTCCGTGAAGAAGAGGAAAGTGTCTCTCATCTTTGACCACATGGAGCCGGACGATATGGCCAAGCATTTGAGCTACTTGGAGTTCAAGAACTTCTGCAACGTGTCG TACCTGGACTACCGCAGCTACGTGGTGCGCGGCTCTGTGCGGGACAACCCCGCCCTGGAGCGCTCCGTCATGATGTGCAACGGCGTCTCGCAGTGGGTGCAGCTGATGATCCTGAGCAGACACACGGCCCAGCAGAGGGCGCAGGTCTTCACCAAGTTCATCCACGTGGCCCAG AAACTTCGGGCTCTTCAGAACTTCAACACTCTGATGGCCGTGACTGGAGGACTCTGTCACAGCTCCATCTCCCGCCTAAAAGACACGTCCAACCTCCTGCCGCCCGACGTCACCAAG GCTCTGAGcgagatgactgagcttctctcatcACGCAGCAACTACAGCAACTATCGCCACGTCTACAGCGAGTGCACCGGCTTCAAGGTGCCCATCCTGGGGGTCCACCTGAAGGACCTGATCTCCCTGAACGAGGCCCTGCCAGATTACCTGGACGAGGAGAAGATCAACCTCAGCAAGCTGCAGCACCTGTACAGCAACATCAACGAGCTGCTCGCCGTTCACAGCTGCTCGCCGCCGTTCGAGGCCCACAAAGACCTGCTGCACCTGCTCACG CTTTCTCTAGATCTTTACTACACTGAAGACGAAATCTACGAGCTGTCATACACCAAGGAGCCCAAAAACCTCAAAATCCAG cCCGTGACGCCAGTGAAGCCGCCGGTCGTGGCAGAATGGGGGTCAGGGGTCAAGCCACGCCTGGACCCCGACACCATCTCCAAACACGTCAAGCACATGGTGGAC TCCATCATGAAGAACTATGACCAGAAGCAGGACGGCTACATCTCGCTGGAGGACTTTGAGAAGATTGCTGCCAACTTTCCCTTCTCCTTCTGCACTCACGAAACTGACAG GCTCGGCCAGATCAGCCGCGAGGAAATCACCTCCTACTTCATGCGGGGAATGTCGGTTTGCGCCAAGCTGGGCTACAACTTCAAAGACGCTCACAACTTCCATGAAACCACATACAAGAAGCCCACCTTCTGCGACACCTGCGGA CTGTGGGGCGTCATCAAACAAGGCTTCCACTGCAAAG ACTGCGGGATCAACTGCCACAGACACTGCCGGGACCTGGTGGGGATGGAGTGCTCAAAGAAACACAAGAACACGGTGGGATCCTGCCCATGCACGCCGCTGCCGGACTCCAAGAGCAAAG GTTCGGAGGAGGAGACCTTTGTTTTCCCTCAAGGTCACCACACCAACCACGACAGAGGCGGCGCCAGTGTGTCGCACCGCTCCACCCAAACTGACCCGGGCATCTGGACCCCTGAGAGGAAAGACAGCAAGACCAGCAACCACATCTCCACGGTGCAGCCGTCTCCAGACAGGCAG AGGCGTCGCCGAGACGTCCCGGTTTCCTTCCTTCACGAGAAGCTGTGCGAGCTCCACCTACCCAAGGAGAAGAGCCGAGAGCCGGACTGA
- the rasgrp4 gene encoding RAS guanyl-releasing protein 4 isoform X2, whose translation MPPPQWISQFPAVFEADPLLEQTMGDMWALVRSDGHGTQSQIMDTSCLSPQIDVTQAPSPSVKKRKVSLIFDHMEPDDMAKHLSYLEFKNFCNVSYLDYRSYVVRGSVRDNPALERSVMMCNGVSQWVQLMILSRHTAQQRAQVFTKFIHVAQKLRALQNFNTLMAVTGGLCHSSISRLKDTSNLLPPDVTKALSEMTELLSSRSNYSNYRHVYSECTGFKVPILGVHLKDLISLNEALPDYLDEEKINLSKLQHLYSNINELLAVHSCSPPFEAHKDLLHLLTLSLDLYYTEDEIYELSYTKEPKNLKIQPVTPVKPPVVAEWGSGVKPRLDPDTISKHVKHMVDSIMKNYDQKQDGYISLEDFEKIAANFPFSFCTHETDRLGQISREEITSYFMRGMSVCAKLGYNFKDAHNFHETTYKKPTFCDTCGLWGVIKQGFHCKDCGINCHRHCRDLVGMECSKKHKNTVGSCPCTPLPDSKSKGSEEETFVFPQGHHTNHDRGGASVSHRSTQTDPGIWTPERKDSKTSNHISTVQPSPDRQRRRRDVPVSFLHEKLCELHLPKEKSREPD comes from the exons ATGCCACCTCCTCAG TGGATCAGCCAGTTCCCAGCCGTGTTTGAAGCAGACCCTCTGCTGGAGCAGACCATGGGGGACATGTGGGCGCTGGTTCGCTCGGACGGACACGGGACGCAGTCACAGATCATGGACACCTCCTGCTT aagCCCCCAAATCGATGTCACTCAGGCCCCCTCGCCCTCCGTGAAGAAGAGGAAAGTGTCTCTCATCTTTGACCACATGGAGCCGGACGATATGGCCAAGCATTTGAGCTACTTGGAGTTCAAGAACTTCTGCAACGTGTCG TACCTGGACTACCGCAGCTACGTGGTGCGCGGCTCTGTGCGGGACAACCCCGCCCTGGAGCGCTCCGTCATGATGTGCAACGGCGTCTCGCAGTGGGTGCAGCTGATGATCCTGAGCAGACACACGGCCCAGCAGAGGGCGCAGGTCTTCACCAAGTTCATCCACGTGGCCCAG AAACTTCGGGCTCTTCAGAACTTCAACACTCTGATGGCCGTGACTGGAGGACTCTGTCACAGCTCCATCTCCCGCCTAAAAGACACGTCCAACCTCCTGCCGCCCGACGTCACCAAG GCTCTGAGcgagatgactgagcttctctcatcACGCAGCAACTACAGCAACTATCGCCACGTCTACAGCGAGTGCACCGGCTTCAAGGTGCCCATCCTGGGGGTCCACCTGAAGGACCTGATCTCCCTGAACGAGGCCCTGCCAGATTACCTGGACGAGGAGAAGATCAACCTCAGCAAGCTGCAGCACCTGTACAGCAACATCAACGAGCTGCTCGCCGTTCACAGCTGCTCGCCGCCGTTCGAGGCCCACAAAGACCTGCTGCACCTGCTCACG CTTTCTCTAGATCTTTACTACACTGAAGACGAAATCTACGAGCTGTCATACACCAAGGAGCCCAAAAACCTCAAAATCCAG cCCGTGACGCCAGTGAAGCCGCCGGTCGTGGCAGAATGGGGGTCAGGGGTCAAGCCACGCCTGGACCCCGACACCATCTCCAAACACGTCAAGCACATGGTGGAC TCCATCATGAAGAACTATGACCAGAAGCAGGACGGCTACATCTCGCTGGAGGACTTTGAGAAGATTGCTGCCAACTTTCCCTTCTCCTTCTGCACTCACGAAACTGACAG GCTCGGCCAGATCAGCCGCGAGGAAATCACCTCCTACTTCATGCGGGGAATGTCGGTTTGCGCCAAGCTGGGCTACAACTTCAAAGACGCTCACAACTTCCATGAAACCACATACAAGAAGCCCACCTTCTGCGACACCTGCGGA CTGTGGGGCGTCATCAAACAAGGCTTCCACTGCAAAG ACTGCGGGATCAACTGCCACAGACACTGCCGGGACCTGGTGGGGATGGAGTGCTCAAAGAAACACAAGAACACGGTGGGATCCTGCCCATGCACGCCGCTGCCGGACTCCAAGAGCAAAG GTTCGGAGGAGGAGACCTTTGTTTTCCCTCAAGGTCACCACACCAACCACGACAGAGGCGGCGCCAGTGTGTCGCACCGCTCCACCCAAACTGACCCGGGCATCTGGACCCCTGAGAGGAAAGACAGCAAGACCAGCAACCACATCTCCACGGTGCAGCCGTCTCCAGACAGGCAG AGGCGTCGCCGAGACGTCCCGGTTTCCTTCCTTCACGAGAAGCTGTGCGAGCTCCACCTACCCAAGGAGAAGAGCCGAGAGCCGGACTGA
- the b3gnt2l gene encoding N-acetyllactosaminide beta-1,3-N-acetylglucosaminyltransferase 2, protein MRPLRTFSVMVLSVALVLFLVYTNFRSESRHLDLEDLKRLSNRAQEQNVKAKATAGPAGSPNSSISERLKKIIPQNRGYWNRLLYSSLHQLDTEKQLYTQEPVWSQCRETSHERLRTNVYDLALYPPMFLDFLKGMNCRSPPLLINQPQKCFGDSVNETFLLFAIKSIPGNFLQRQAVRETWGQEISGRRSIRLVFLLGTSLEEDPDINLLLQFEARHYRDILQWDFHESFFNLTLKLNMFLQWSLKFCSHASFVFSGDDDVFVNTPALLRYLQSRKPPLTSRLYTGHIIRQATPVRDPKSKYYIPQSFYDGPYPAYAGGGGYLISGDLLKPLYSVSLTVPFMPIDDVYIGVCVKALDVSAENHLGFQTFDIKENDRENLCVYENLILIHRRTPQQAKKLWKGIHSPLLTC, encoded by the coding sequence ATGAGACCGTTACGGACCTTCAGTGTCATGGTCCTCTCTGTAGCTCTCGTCCTCTTTCTTGTCTATACCAACTTTCGCTCCGAGAGCAGGCATCTGGACTTGGAGGACCTGAAGCGCTTGAGTAACAGAGCCCAAGAGCAGAATGTGAAGGCCAAGGCTACTGCCGGGCCCGCTGGTTCCCCCAATAGTTCTATTTCTGAACGGCTGAAAAAGATCATCCCTCAGAACCGAGGCTACTGGAACCGACTGCTGTACTCGTCTCTACACCAACTGGACACTGAAAAGCAGTTGTATACACAAGAGCCAGTCTGGTCCCAGTGCAGAGAGACAAGTCACGAGCGCCTGCGGACCAACGTGTACGACCTGGCATTGTACCCGCCCATGTTCCTCGACTTCCTGAAGGGAATGAACTGCCGTTCTCCTCCGCTGCTCATCAACCAGCCGCAGAAGTGTTTTGGGGACTCGGTCAACGAGACCTTTCTGCTTTTCGCCATCAAGTCTATTCCTGGAAACTTCCTGCAGAGACAGGCAGTGCGGGAGACCTGGGGCCAGGAGATCAGCGGGAGACGCAGCATCAGGTTGGTGTTCCTCCTGGGGACGTCCTTGGAGGAAGACCCCGATAtcaacctgctgctgcagtttgaGGCCCGACACTATCGAGACATCCTGCAGTGGGACTTTCACGAGTCTTTCTTCAACCTGACGCTCAAGCTCAACATGTTCCTGCAGTGGTCGCTCAAGTTCTGCTCGCATGCTTCCTTCGTCTTCAGCGGGGACGACGACGTCTTTGTCAACACGCCTGCGCTGCTGCGGTACCTCCAGTCTCGGAAGCCGCCACTCACCAGTCGCTTGTACACCGGACACATCATCAGGCAGGCGACTCCCGTCCGCGACCCCAAGAGCAAGTACTACATTCCTCAGAGCTTCTACGATGGGCCATATCCCGCGTACGCCGGCGGCGGAGGCTACCTCATCTCGGGTGATCTTCTCAAGCCTCTCTACTCTGTCTCACTGACCGTTCCCTTCATGCCCATCGACGACGTCTACATTGGCGTGTGTGTGAAGGCACTGGACGTGTCTGCAGAGAACCATCTGGGGTTTCAGACATTCGATATCAAAGAGAACGACAGAGAGAACCTCTGCGTTTACGAGAACCTGATCCTGATCCACCGCCGCACCCCGCAGCAGGCCAAGAAGCTGTGGAAGGGGATACACAGTCCGCTGTTGACCTGTTGA